Proteins encoded together in one Colius striatus isolate bColStr4 chromosome 3, bColStr4.1.hap1, whole genome shotgun sequence window:
- the COPS4 gene encoding COP9 signalosome complex subunit 4 isoform X2 has translation MVNENVSLVISRQLLTDFCTHLPSLPDSTAKEIYHFTLEKIQPRVISFEEQVASIRQHLASIYEKEEDWRNAAQVLVGIPLETGQKQYNVDYKLETYLKIARLYLEDDDPVQAEAYINRASLLQNESTNEQLQIHYKVCYARVLDYRRKFIEAAQRYNELSYKSIVHETERLEALKHALHCTILASAGQQRSRMLATLFKDERCQQLAAYGILEKMYLDRIIRGNQLQEFAAMLMPHQKATTADGSSILDRAVIEHNLLSASKLYNNITFEELGALLEIPAAKAEKIASQMITEGRMNGFIDQIDGIVHFETREALPTWDKQIQSLCFQVNNLLEKISQTAPEWTAQAMEAQMAQ, from the exons A TGGTGAACGAAAATGTCAGTCTAGTGATCTCACGTCAGCTACTGACAGATTTCTGTACTCATCTTCCAAGTCTTCCTGACAGCACGGCCAAAGAAATTTACCACTTCACCTTGGAAAAGATACAGCCTAGAGTAATTTCATTTGAAGAACAG GTTGCTTCAATAAGGCAGCATCTTGCATCAATCTATGAGAAAGAAGAAGACTGGAGAAATGCCGCACAAGTATTGGTGGGAATCCCTTTGGAAACTGGGCAAAA ACAATATAATGTAGACTATAAACTGGAGACCTACCTGAAAATTGCCAGACTGTATCTGGAGGATGATGACCCAGTTCAAGCAGAAGCTTATATTAATCGAGCTTCTCTGCTTCAGAATGAATCAACTAATGAACAGCTGCAAATCCATTATAAG GTTTGCTATGCTCGAGTTCTTGATTACAGAAGAAAGTTCATTGAGGCTGCCCAAAGATATAATGAGCTTTCCTATAAGAGCATAGTCCACGAAACTGAGCGACTGGAGGCACTGAAGCATGCTTTGCATTGTACTATTTTGGCATCGGCAG GACAGCAGCGTTCTCGCATGCTTGCTACACTCTTCAAAGATGAGAGATGCCAACAACTTGCAGCCTATGGTATCTTGGAGAAAATGTATCTTGACAGAATTATCCGTGGAAATCAATTGCAAGAGTTTGCAGCTATGCTAATGCCTCACCAGAAGGCAACTACAGCTGATG GTTCCAGTATCTTGGACAGAGCTGTTATTGAACACAATTTACTGTCTGCGAGCAAACTTTACAACAACATTACTTTTGAAGAGCTTGGAGCATTACTAGAGATCCCTGCAGCTAAG GCAGAAAAGATAGCTTCTCAGATGATAACTGAAGGTCGCATGAATGGATTCATTGATCAGATTGATGGAATTGTTCATTTTGAGA CTCGTGAAGCTTTGCCAACATGGGACAAACAGATTCAGTCACTGTGTTTCCAGGTGAACAACCTGCTTGAGAAGATAAGTCAGACAGCCCCAGAATGGACGGCCCAGGCAATGGAGGCCCAGATGGCTCAGTGA
- the COPS4 gene encoding COP9 signalosome complex subunit 4 isoform X1: MAAAVRHDLAQLMNSSGSHKDLAGKYRQILDKAVQLSGVEQLEALKAFVEAMVNENVSLVISRQLLTDFCTHLPSLPDSTAKEIYHFTLEKIQPRVISFEEQVASIRQHLASIYEKEEDWRNAAQVLVGIPLETGQKQYNVDYKLETYLKIARLYLEDDDPVQAEAYINRASLLQNESTNEQLQIHYKVCYARVLDYRRKFIEAAQRYNELSYKSIVHETERLEALKHALHCTILASAGQQRSRMLATLFKDERCQQLAAYGILEKMYLDRIIRGNQLQEFAAMLMPHQKATTADGSSILDRAVIEHNLLSASKLYNNITFEELGALLEIPAAKAEKIASQMITEGRMNGFIDQIDGIVHFETREALPTWDKQIQSLCFQVNNLLEKISQTAPEWTAQAMEAQMAQ, from the exons ATGGCGGCCGCGGTGAGGCATGACCTAGCGCAGCTGATGAACTCCAGCGGCTCTCACAAGGACCTGGCGGGCAA ATATCGTCAAATATTGGATAAAGCCGTTCAGCTGTCAGGTGTAGAGCAACTTGaagctttgaaagcttttgTAGAAGCAA TGGTGAACGAAAATGTCAGTCTAGTGATCTCACGTCAGCTACTGACAGATTTCTGTACTCATCTTCCAAGTCTTCCTGACAGCACGGCCAAAGAAATTTACCACTTCACCTTGGAAAAGATACAGCCTAGAGTAATTTCATTTGAAGAACAG GTTGCTTCAATAAGGCAGCATCTTGCATCAATCTATGAGAAAGAAGAAGACTGGAGAAATGCCGCACAAGTATTGGTGGGAATCCCTTTGGAAACTGGGCAAAA ACAATATAATGTAGACTATAAACTGGAGACCTACCTGAAAATTGCCAGACTGTATCTGGAGGATGATGACCCAGTTCAAGCAGAAGCTTATATTAATCGAGCTTCTCTGCTTCAGAATGAATCAACTAATGAACAGCTGCAAATCCATTATAAG GTTTGCTATGCTCGAGTTCTTGATTACAGAAGAAAGTTCATTGAGGCTGCCCAAAGATATAATGAGCTTTCCTATAAGAGCATAGTCCACGAAACTGAGCGACTGGAGGCACTGAAGCATGCTTTGCATTGTACTATTTTGGCATCGGCAG GACAGCAGCGTTCTCGCATGCTTGCTACACTCTTCAAAGATGAGAGATGCCAACAACTTGCAGCCTATGGTATCTTGGAGAAAATGTATCTTGACAGAATTATCCGTGGAAATCAATTGCAAGAGTTTGCAGCTATGCTAATGCCTCACCAGAAGGCAACTACAGCTGATG GTTCCAGTATCTTGGACAGAGCTGTTATTGAACACAATTTACTGTCTGCGAGCAAACTTTACAACAACATTACTTTTGAAGAGCTTGGAGCATTACTAGAGATCCCTGCAGCTAAG GCAGAAAAGATAGCTTCTCAGATGATAACTGAAGGTCGCATGAATGGATTCATTGATCAGATTGATGGAATTGTTCATTTTGAGA CTCGTGAAGCTTTGCCAACATGGGACAAACAGATTCAGTCACTGTGTTTCCAGGTGAACAACCTGCTTGAGAAGATAAGTCAGACAGCCCCAGAATGGACGGCCCAGGCAATGGAGGCCCAGATGGCTCAGTGA